A window of Streptomyces sp. NBC_01689 genomic DNA:
TTCACGATGTGTCCGTGCCCCTGGGCCCGCATGAGAGGCAGCACCAGCCGCACCAGGCGCCAGGGCGCGACGACCAGGGTCTCCAGTTGGTCGCGCACTTCGGTGTCGGAGACTTCTTCGATCGCGCCGAACAGACCCGCCCCGGCGTTGTTCACGAGTACGTCGATGCCGCCGAGCCGGTCTGCTGCGGTGCGGACCGCCCCTTGGCACTGGGCCGTGTCACGCAGCTCCAAGGAGATCGGGACGATCTGTCCGGGCCACGCGTCGCACAGACGGTCCAGGGTGGCGACGTCACGGGCGGTGACCGCCACCCTGTCCCCGGCGCCGGCCGCGGCCTCGGCCAGCGCCCGTCCCAGCCCCGACGAGCATCCTGTCACCAGCCACCGTCGCACCATTGATCCCCCATGTTCTCGACGACTCGGACCTCTCGCAGGCGCCGCCCACGACCCGGTGCCTCAGGATCGGTCACCGAAAGACCTCCGGTCATCCCTCCGGCGGGGGCGCCAAGTGGCACGTACGGCGCGCATCGGGACCGCGCTCCTTCGTGGAGCACCGCCGGTGCGACACGGGGAACTACCGTGCCGACAGGTCGTCGAAGGCTATCCCGTGGCCGCCGTGCGCCCTCAACTCCCCCACCGGGGCGAGCGGTCACTCCGTACTGCCCGGTACCGGGCGGCCCGCCCTCATTTCCACGCCGCCGCCCCGCGGCCCCACATGCCCCGTCATCTCACGCAACCTCATGCCCTCTCCGGGCGTGACCAGGTGATGAGGGCGAGGCCCTCACGTCACTGATGTGGAGGGGGCAATGCGCGATGCGCGCGTCTTCGATGATTTCTACGCCGGTCATGTGCACCGGCTGACAGGCCAGTTGTACGCGATGACCGGCAGCCTCGCCGAGGCGGAGGACCTGGTGCAGGAGGCCTTCGCGCGGGCCTGGCAGAACTGGGAGAAGGTGTCCGGATACGCCGACCCGGCAGCGTGGGTGCGTTCGGTGGCCTGCCGCATCAGGGTGAGCGTCTGGCGGAAGGCGGTCAACCGTCTCACGGCCCATCGACGTCACGGTGTGCTCGACGACGTTCCCGGAGCGAGCCCTGACTACGTCGCGATCGTCGCGGCGTTGCGGCGTATCCCGTACGAGCAGCGGCGGGCGATCGTGCTGCATCATCTCGTCGGGCTGTCCGTCGAGGAGACCGCGCGGGAGACCGGTGTCGCGTCGGGCACGGTCAAGGCCCGGTTGTCGCGCGGGCGTCAGCTGATGGCTCCCCATCTGTCCGACATCGCGGGTGACCGCCCGCGCGGTGCCGGTGGCCGGCCCCGATCGGGACCGGCGACCGTGCCCCCTCGCGACGTACCCGCTGCCGCGACCGATGCCGTCGGCTCCGCCGACCGGGAGGTGCACCACCATGACTGAGGACTTCGAAGCCGTCCTTCGCCGCGGATCCGAGGAGGTTGCCGCGCGGACCAGCGCACGCCCCGCAGCGGCTGTCCGGGCTCGTGGCGACGACCTGCGTCGCCGCCGTCGGTCGGTTGTCACGGCTCTGGCGGTCGTCCTGGTCGCGTCGGTGGCCGGCGGTACCTTCGCACTGACCACCCCTTCGCGGAAGGATTCTCCGCCCGGTGTGGTCGGCACCCCGACCGCACCGGTCTCGACCCCGTCGGCCACCGCACCCCGGTGCCGTTCCCTGGTCGTGCCTCCGGAGGTCAAGGAGGCCGTAACTGCGGCCTATCGGCGTGCGCAGCCGGGGCTGACGCACTTCGTCCCGGTCAAAGGCACGTTCTATTACGGCGAGTGCGGGGGCGTCTTCCACGCGGGGACCTCCTTCACCCCCACGGCCGATGCGACCGAAGGGGAGCTGGTCCAACTCCAGGACGCCGGGGGTGCGGAGAAGTACTTCACCAAGTCCGGGGGCGGCGCGTGGACCTTTGTGGCAAGTGACGGGTTCCCTCGCGATGCCCGGGGCTGCGCCGCCGTTCCTGAGATTCCGGCACGACTGGCCGAGCTCTGGGACGGCTGTCTGGCCCGGCCCTGACCCCCTGAGGGTGCCGGGGGTGGCGCGCGGGACCCTGTCGACGTGACAGGTGAGCACCGCGCGCACCCCGGTTTCGTTCGGCGAACTCCGCCGCCTGCCACCTCAGTCGGTGGGCCGCGGTCTCAGGCTGTCGTCACTCCCGGACGAAAGCATCACGAATGCCTCGCCGTCGACAAATCGGTGGGCGCGGAAGCCCGTCATGCCGACGGCAGTCAGTGCTTGCGGCGGAACCGGAGACGGGGGCGTGGCGATGTTTCCGTCAGTCCGAGCCCGGCGCCGTAGAACGTGATGTCGTCCTCAGGACCATTGTGGAATCGTTTGACCACACGCTGGACGGGCCAGATGACCGAACCGTCCGGCAGATGAAGGGCGATGTTCATCTCGGCAGTCGGTCCGTCGCCGTTGACGACCCATGCACCACCGCCGTTCTGTCGGACGGTCTCGCCGACGTAGGTACCCAGAGCGAACAGCCTTGGCCCCAGGCCTGTCGCAAGGAGCCCCCCGGCCACGGCAACCCCGTGGTCGCTGTGCTGCACCATGAACCGCTCGACGTCTCGGAGGCTTCCGGGAGTGAAGTCGGCCCTGTAGCCGGAGCTGTTGAGAGCGCGGGCGATCCACCGGGCGCTCGTGAGGATGTCGTCACGGAGAGGGGTCACCTCAGGCTCACCCGATCTCCCCCCGCACCTCACCGTGCATCCGCTGCTGCTGGACCCCATGGTCGTCGTCCTCCCCGACGACCACCCCCTCGCGGCGCGAACCCCCTTGGATACCAACCCCCTTCACCTGGACGAACTCCGCGACGAGTCCTGGGTGACCATCCGCGCGGCGCGTCAGCAGTTCGACCAGGCAACCGCCGAGGCCGCGTTCACTCCCAGTATCAGGTTCCGGACGGCCTCCTACGACGTCGCCCAGGCCTTGGTCGGGACCGGCATCGGCGTGGCGCCGGTCTCCCGCCTGGCCCTGACCCGACGCCCGGGCACCACCCACCGCGAACTCGCGCGACCCTGGCTCCACCGCCAACTCCACGCGGTGACCCCGGCCGAGGCGTCCCTGATTCCCCTGACCGTGGTCTTCCTGACCCTTCTGCGCGGCATCGTCGAGACCACATCCACACACCGTGGCACGGTTCCTGTCAGACCGAGACGTGCGACCTGGTGGACGCGGTGGCGGGCGGCTCGTCGTCCAAGGGCTCCGCGGACCGCTGACCGAGGCGCTTCCGCGCTCCGGCTAGGCGAGGTCGTTGTCGTCGATCCAGTTCCCGTGGAAGCCGAAGGGCACACGATGGGGCAGGTGCACCCGCGCGACCGGAGCGGCGCCCAGGTCGGCCGCGTCGAGGACGACCAGTTCGGCACGGCCGGCGTGGGCGTCGTGGACGACCGAGAGAATCCAGCCGTCGTCCTCGCACACGGCGTCCCGGCGCGGTACGAAGGCGGGCTCCATCGTGACCCGTCCCGGACCGTAGTCATGGACGGTGGTGTCACCCGTGCGGGTGTCGACCTTGACCAGCGGGCCGGTGCCGAAGCCGTCGGTGGGGTCGCGCTCGACGTCGTCGGTGATCATCAGACCGTGGGCGCTGAACCCGGCGAACCATCCGTAGCGGTGCGCACGGCCGGTCAGCGCGGGATCGACGCGCGGGAACTCGACGCGGTATTCGCTGATCACCTCCTCGTTGACGCTGCCCCGGTCGGTGTTGACGGTCCAGCGCACCAGCGTCGGCTCGGAATCGCTCGGCCCCCAGACGTCCCTGACGAACATGCGGTCGTACCGGATGACGTCCATCGTCAGCGAACCGTCGGCGTTGTCGAAGGCGTTGAGGACGTGGAAGACGAAGCAGCGGGGCGCCTCGATCCAGCGCACCTGTGCCGCCGTCCCGTCGATCGGCAGGATCCCGATCCGCGCGGGGTGGCGGTCGTCCCAGGTGAGGGGCAGTCGGGTGAGGGGCCCGCCGCCCTGTGCGAGACGTCGGGCGGCGGCCAGGGTGACAGGGAGGTCGAGCACGACCACGCGGGATTCCGTGAGCGCCATGTCGTGGACCATCGGGCCGTCGTCGACGTCGATGTCACTGCTGTGCCTGGCCGCGCCGTCGGCTCCGAGCACCACGTAACGGAGCGAGCTGTGACGCGGGTTGTAGGTGATGGCGTGCAGGTCGCCGGTGACCGGGTCGACCTTCGGATGGGCGGTGAAGCCGCGGCTGAGAGCGCCGTCGCAGTCCCAGATCGCCATACGGTCGAGGTCCGGGCTGATCTCCACCGGCGGCCTGCCGGCCTCGATGAGGGTGAGGATGCGGCCGGCGTGGCTGAGGACGTTCGTGTTGGGCGCGCCCCGCTCGCTCTCGACGAACCGGCTGCGGTACCACTCGGCCTTGCCTTCACGCAGCCGGATGCCGTGCACCATCCCGGCTCCGTTGAACCAGTGGTGGGTGGCCGGGTCGACATCGCCGCGGGGGTTCGGGCCGATCCGCAGGTAGCGGCCGTTGAGTTCGCGCGGCAGTTCACCGGTGACGGGCAGAGAGGACGTAGTCGTCTCCTCTTGGAGAGGAGCGTAGTTGCCCGCGACGAGGTACCGGTTGGTGAAAGTTTCACTGGTCACGTTGTCTCCCTTCGACCGACCATGACTACGGTACGGTCGGGACGTTCCAATCTGGAATATTGAGATTCAGAACATCTGGACCAGGAGACAGCGATGCCGACCACCCTTCCGATGAGCGCGTATGTCGTGCTCGGCCTGCTGGACCGGCACCCCGGGGCGACTCCGTACCAACTCGACCAGCACATCCGCGGGAGCATCGGGTACTTCTGGTCCTTCCCCCGCTCGCAGCTCTACGAGGAGGCCGGGCGGCTGGTGCGGCACGGCCTGGTCGTGGAACACCAGGAGCGAGGCGGCCGCCGTCGCCGTACGTTGTCACTCACGGACGAAGGCCGACGAGAGCTACGGCAGTGGCTCACCACCCCTACGCAGGCGGTGACCGAGATCCATGACGAGGGTCTGCTGCGACTGTATTTCCAGTCCCCGGACTTCGCGGACGCCGAGAACGACGGCGACGCGGTGGGCCGCCTCGCCGCGGAGCAGATCCAGGCCCACGGGGCCCGGCTGGCGGAATACGAGGGGCTGGTGGCGTCCGGGCGGCTCGGGGCCGGATCGCCGCAACGCGCCACCTTGGAGGTGGGGCTGCGGTTCGAGCAGATGATCATCGGCTTCTGGCGGGAGATCGCCGCTGCCTCCACGTACCCGTCGGAGCCGACGCGATGACGCGTGACCGCCACGTCCAGGAACCGCCGTCCACAGAGGACCGTCCGCACCGCCGCACCGCCCGGCGGGCTGGTTCGGCGCCCGCCTGATACCGCTGGCCCGAGGGACAGGAGCGCACCCGCACCCTCCTGGACAACTGCCCGCCGAGGGTGCTGTCCGCCCCGCCGCTGAGCCCGGCGCATCTGCGCGATGAAGCCGACCGCCCGCGCCCCGGCAC
This region includes:
- a CDS encoding SigE family RNA polymerase sigma factor → MRDARVFDDFYAGHVHRLTGQLYAMTGSLAEAEDLVQEAFARAWQNWEKVSGYADPAAWVRSVACRIRVSVWRKAVNRLTAHRRHGVLDDVPGASPDYVAIVAALRRIPYEQRRAIVLHHLVGLSVEETARETGVASGTVKARLSRGRQLMAPHLSDIAGDRPRGAGGRPRSGPATVPPRDVPAAATDAVGSADREVHHHD
- a CDS encoding carotenoid oxygenase family protein, with amino-acid sequence MTSETFTNRYLVAGNYAPLQEETTTSSLPVTGELPRELNGRYLRIGPNPRGDVDPATHHWFNGAGMVHGIRLREGKAEWYRSRFVESERGAPNTNVLSHAGRILTLIEAGRPPVEISPDLDRMAIWDCDGALSRGFTAHPKVDPVTGDLHAITYNPRHSSLRYVVLGADGAARHSSDIDVDDGPMVHDMALTESRVVVLDLPVTLAAARRLAQGGGPLTRLPLTWDDRHPARIGILPIDGTAAQVRWIEAPRCFVFHVLNAFDNADGSLTMDVIRYDRMFVRDVWGPSDSEPTLVRWTVNTDRGSVNEEVISEYRVEFPRVDPALTGRAHRYGWFAGFSAHGLMITDDVERDPTDGFGTGPLVKVDTRTGDTTVHDYGPGRVTMEPAFVPRRDAVCEDDGWILSVVHDAHAGRAELVVLDAADLGAAPVARVHLPHRVPFGFHGNWIDDNDLA
- a CDS encoding PadR family transcriptional regulator, whose protein sequence is MPTTLPMSAYVVLGLLDRHPGATPYQLDQHIRGSIGYFWSFPRSQLYEEAGRLVRHGLVVEHQERGGRRRRTLSLTDEGRRELRQWLTTPTQAVTEIHDEGLLRLYFQSPDFADAENDGDAVGRLAAEQIQAHGARLAEYEGLVASGRLGAGSPQRATLEVGLRFEQMIIGFWREIAAASTYPSEPTR